A region from the Pempheris klunzingeri isolate RE-2024b chromosome 17, fPemKlu1.hap1, whole genome shotgun sequence genome encodes:
- the cbx7a gene encoding chromobox homolog 7a yields MELSSIGDQVFAVESITKKRVRKGNVEYLLKWQGWPPKYSTWEPEDNILDPRLVLAYEENQEKIRALAYRRKGLRPRRLVLRNIFAMDLRSAHKEKPPPRLRLSLTRAMSTDVDQGERGRVYRRPAWRKSRQRVSKQGPERRPHKTIRPLRKKEAPMEEDWCSTSEEDKQESESTTEERHDGSLYAQSECSSPPLLERQDVEMEEKVDADLTVVGTETWTDRPEGGTSEIRQIQKFACDQSKDSVSVPDTGPGHQAVTAGDRSDWHKGEEGVESVPEPPRLDSSVCPSNNVTSVIVSVQGSGETAGDAVAVCFPLEEGKEEVRGDNQSVTMATPGSQTALTAAEHPKKVLVTNVTINSLTVTFKEAMVAEGFFKGY; encoded by the exons ATGGAGCTGTCCTCAATAGGAGACCAAGTGTTTGCAGTGGAGTCAATAACCaagaagagagtgagaaag GGTAATGTGGAGTATCTACTGAAATGGCAGGGATGGCCCCCAAA gTACAGTACTTGGGAACCAGAGGACAACATTTTGGACCCACGCCTGGTCCTGGCCTACGAAGAGAA TCAGGAGAAGATCAGAGCTCTGGCCTACAGGAGGAAAGGTCTCAGACCCAGGAGGCTGGTCCTGCGG AACATCTTTGCCATGGATCTCCGCAGTGCCCACAAAGAGAAGCCCCCTCCTCGACTGCGTCTCTCCCTCACCCGCGCCATGAGCACAGATGTCGACCAGGGCGAGCGGGGCAGGGTGTACCGTCGCCCAGCCTGGAGGAAGAGCAGGCAGAGGGTATCCAAACAGGGGCCAGAGAGACGCCCACACAAAACCATCCGTCCACTGAGGAAGAAGGAGGCGCCCATGGAAGAAGACTGGTGCAGCACCAGCGAAGAAGACAAGCAGGAGTCTGAAAGCACCACAGAGGAGAGACATGATGGCAGTTTATATG cTCAGTCGGAGTGCAGCTCCCCGCCCTTGCTGGAGCGACAGGatgtggagatggaggagaaggtggaTGCCGACCTGACAGTAGTCGGCACAGAAACATGGACTGACAGACCAGAAGGAGGGACTTCAGAAATCAGACAAATCCAAAAATTTGCGTGCGACCAATCAAAGGACAGCGTCTCGGTGCCTGACACAGGACCAGGACACCAGGCGGTTACCGCTGGCGACAGGTCAGACTGGCACAAAGGTGAGGAGGGTGTGGAATCAGTGCCGGAGCCTCCCAGATTAGACAGCAGCGTTTGTCCAAGCAACAACGTGACCTCGGTGATAGTGAGCGTTCAGGGGAGTGGTGAGACGGCAGGTGACGCTGTCGCCGTCTGCTTCCCTCTTgaggaggggaaagaggaagtgagaggTGACAATCAGAGTGTTACTATGGCGACACCGGGCAGTCAGACTGCTCTCACTGCAGCAGAGCATCCCAAGAAGGTGCTTGTCACGAATGTGACTATCAACTCTCTGACGGTGACTTTTAAAGAAGCCATGGTGGCTGAAGGCTTCTTTAAGGGCTATTGA